AACACGTATTGGTGGACGAGTATCAAGACACGAACATCATCCAATGTGAGCTGATTGATTTATTAGTAGCCAAGAATAAAAGCCTCATGGTTGTGGGTGATGACGCTCAGTCGATCTATTCCTGGCGTGGCGCGAATATGAAGAACATCCTTCGCTTCCAAGATCGATATCCGGGAGCCGCAGTCTACAAGATTGAGACCAACTACCGCAGTTGCCCTGAGATCCTAGAACTCTCCAATGCCGCCATTAAGGCGAACACGGAACAAATCCCCAAGGAACTACGTGCTCATAGGGTTGGGGGCAGTATGGTGCCGGCCCTGATTCCTCTGAACGACCCCCGCACCCAAGCGGAGTTCGTTACCCAGCGCATCCTAGAGTTGCGTGATGAAGGGGTGGAGCTTGAGGAGATGGCCATCCTGTACCGGGCTCATTATCAGAGCATGGAAATCCAGATGGAAATGACCACGCGAGACATCCCGTTCCATATCACCTCGGGACTACGATTCTTCGAGCAAGCGCATATTAAGGATGTCTCTTCGTTCATCAGGTTTGCGGTGAATCGTCAGGATGAGGTAAGCTTCAAGCGGATGGTATCTCTCTTGCCCGGCGTAGGTGCTAAGAGTGCGGATAATTTATGGAAAGCATGGGTAGCGCATCCGGCATGTAGAGCTGAGAGCCCACCTCAGTCCTTCTCTAAAATCATGATGGAGTTCAAGGTGCCTAAGAAGTCGCAGGCACATTGGGAGCAACTCTGCTACACCATGGATGAGTTGGTTCATTCAGATGGTTTCGCTGTGCCATCTGAAATGATCTTCAGTATCCAGGAGGGGGTCTATGATGACTACATGAGGGGGAGTTTTGATAACTACGAGAACAGAAAACAGGATATCGAGCAATTGATGACCTATGCACGAAGCTACAGTGATGTGCTGGAGTTCTTGGCGCAACTTTCACTGATGAGTTCAGTGGATTCGTCTCCAACGGGCAGCAAAGCGGAAAAAGATGAAGAAGGGGTAACGCTGTCCTCGATTCATCAGGCCAAAGGGCTTGAATGGAAAGTCGTCTTTGTGGTCTGGCTGGCAGATGGCATGTTCCCTAATGGGAGAATTCTGGAGTCTGAAGATCTGGAGATGCTGGAGGAGGAGAGGCGCTTGTTCTACGTAGCCATCACTCGGGCCAAGGATGAGCTTTACCTGACCTATCCAATGATGAATCCGAAAAGCTATACAGGAGAAATCCTCCAGAATCCTTCAAGGTTTCTCGACGATTTCCCGTCAGATCTTGTGGAAGAGTGGGTGGTGGATTCCGGCTGGTAGGGTTAGAAATGGTCTTTGAATGAGCGTCTGGTGGCGAAGCCAAATAACAAGGTGCATGCGAGGCCGCCTACCAAGAAAGGTAGGAACTCCTGTGCCAGGGAGTCATGGAGGCCATGTTTGCTAGCCCGGATAATCATTGCGGCTGAGGCTATGACTGCAACAGTCAGAGAAAATAGGAACAAGAAACCAAGAAGGCAGCAGGTGGGAGTGGGTCTGCTAGGTGTAGGGATGCCATTCATCAGGCTTCCTCTAGATTCTCATCATCTTGCTCGGCGATATCCTCGTCCGTGGGCAATTCTTCGATGATTTCACCTGCCTCAATGGCGGCCATGCGCTGGCGTTCTTCCTCGTGAGAGACAATTTGTAATGTGGCTTGAATGCCGTCACGTACCGCTGCAGCCTTAAGGATGTTGCGAATGGCGCTGGCCGTAAATCCATTGCGGCCAATGAGGATAGCCACATCATTCTGATTCAGCACCAGTCTGAAGCGGATATGGTTATCCGACACCTCTGCCACCTTTAGCTGGGCCTCATCTGGGTACTTAATAAATTGCAGGGCGATGAACTGGAGAAAATTCCTGATCTGATCCGTGGTCTGTTGCATAAGGTTACTTTCAAGTTCTGCGAAGCAAGTTTCAAGCAATTTGCTGTGTAAAGATAAGCTTGTACTTGCAAGTCTGCTCGCATAGCGAGAGAGTTCTCGCATGCGCTACGGAGAGAAGCTTTCCAAGAGAATCAAAGATACAAATTCAAGGCTCTGTGTGGGCTTAGACCCTCGTCCCGACCTCTCGGGAGGCATGGAGAAAATCCCTGATTTACTCAAACAAGTCGTAGATGAGACTTGGGAGTATGCAGCAGCTTTCAAGCCTAACATGGCATACTTTGAGGCAATGGGGCTTCGCGGCCTTGAGATGTTAGAAGAAATGCTGGGCAATATGCCCAATGAAGTGCCCATCATCTTGGATGCCAAACGTTCGGACATTGGAGAGACCCAAAAGTACTACGCGAAGAGCTACTTTGAGAACTGGAATGTGGACGCCGTTACCTTGAATCCGTTTTTAGGATACGATACCATGGAGCCGTTTCTGGACTGGGAAGGGAAGGCTATCTACGTCCTAGCAGTCACCTCCAATCCTGGAAGTGCTGATTTCCAGAGACAAATGGTTGGTGATCGCTATGTCTTTGAGTTGGTGCAAGATATCTGCAGGCGAGCTCATGAAGAAGGGCGCAAAACGGATGTCGGCATGGTAGTAGGTCTCACTAATGCCAGCGATGACGTGCTTAGCCGCATCGATGATTATCCATTGTTGATCCCTGGTTTGGGGGCACAAGGTGGAGATCTTGAAAATATGGCAGGCAAGGGAAGAACTGCACCGGACACTATTAATGTATCTCGAGGAATCATGTACAAGGACATGGAAAAGAGCTTCGGGCAAAAGGCCAAATTCTGGGCCGAGCAGATTGCTGCGTCTTATCCGGCATAAACGGCGACTCTGACCATGCTAACCTCACTGCGCCTGTTAAACTTTCGCTGCTTCGAATCACTGAGTCTGGAGCTTCCTGAGGAGGGCGCGTTGTTTGTGGGCCATAATGCCCAGGGGAAGACCTCCATTTTGGAGGCTGTCTGTGTCCTTGTTCGTCTACATTCACCGCGGGCCAAATCGATGAGGCCGCTCATGAAGTTTGATGCTTCCGAGTTTGGAATAGCTGGCGAGGGGTGGGAGAGAGATTTACAGGTGCGCCACAGCAGAGCTGGTTCCAAAATGCTGATTGATGGTGAGGAGCTAAAAACTCAAGGAGAGTATCTGGAAAATGGAGGCTTGGTTGTCTGGATGGGCAATGAGGATGTGGAGTTGGTTCGAGGCAGCGGGGGGGGTAGGAGGCGTTATCTGGATTTCATTTGTTCCCAGTTGGATCAAGGCTATCGGAGAGCGCTTAGCCGATACCGCAGAGCCTTGAAGGCGCGAAATTTACTACTCAAAGAACCCCGCCTGAGAGAGGATTCCATTCAGGCCTACACGGAAATCTTAATCGAGCACGGTGAGTACATTACCTCTGCCCGCCAGCATGTATTAACGCTTCTGGCCCCACATCTTGCCAATACACAGAAGAGCGTAAGTGGTCGGGAAGAGATCCTTGCTTTTGAGTATCAGCCGGGCTCTGGCGGGAGTATGGTCAGGGCATTTGAATCTACGGCTGAGAGTGAGCGCCGGCAGCGTCAGACTCTTGCGGGCCCTCATCGTGATGATTTTAAGATTTTGCTAAACGGCTTGCCTGCTGGGGACTATGCCAGTGAGGGACAGCAGAGAACAATTGCTCTGGCGATGAAGTTGGCCCAGGGAGATGTCCTGAGGTCCGTTGGCGGTAAAATGCCTGTCTACCTGCTGGATGATATTTTTGGGGAGTTGGATCCTCAGAGACGAAATGCCTTGATGAGATATCTTCCCAAATCAGCTCAAAAATTGATCACCACTACGAACCTGGACTGGATGGATCAAGACCTGGCGGGCTGGAGTAGATACTTGGTGGATGCTGGTTCGGCAAAGCTGGAAGATTCATAATCAGGAAAAGTTCATTGCCATGACAACAATCAGCGGCATAGATTCAAAATAGTTGAAATAAACATGAATTTTTTACGACAGATCTCGTCAAATTGGCTGAGAGGAGCTATACCAGATGGTCACTCACAGGGTGACAGTGCTGGGGGAGGCGCTTCTCAGCTGGATGATCGTATCCTCGTGAGCAGGGCTCAGAGTGGCGATTATTCAGCATTCGACGAATTGGTGACCCGTCACCGAGGAAAGGTCTACGCGATGATTGTGAACATGGTCAAAAATGACGCTGATGCCTGGGATCTTGCTCAAGATTCCTTTATCAAGGCGTGGAATGCACTGCCCAAGTTCGAGAACCGTTCTCGGTTCTCAACCTGGATGTTCAGGATTTCCCACAACGTTGTCTATGACTGGATGCGGAAACGTAAAATCCAGGCAGACGGAGAGCTGGATGACCAGTTACTCAGTAGAGACCAAATCGACACGAATGCCAGCACGGCACCCCGGGCAGTAGCCCGGCCGGACCAGGCACTCGAAAACCAGGAGCTGCAAGGGGAGATAGAAGCGGCCCTAGCTCAACTTAGTGATGAACACCGCGAAGCCATCCTGTTACGTGAAGTACAGGGGATGGAATACAAAGAAATTGCTGATATCCAAGGGTGCTCGCTTGGAACAGTGATGAGCCGACTATTTTACGCACGCAAGAAACTTCAAAACCTATTAGAGAGATGAACAGACCAGATGACAAAACCTTGGAGCGTTGGATGGACGGCGCACTGGAAGGCGAGGAATTGCGCCAGGTCGAAGCTTGGGCAGAAACACATGCAGGTGAATTGGAGCAGCTTATGAGCTGGTCCGATACCAGTAAGCTGATCAAGCAGTCCATGAGTGCAGATACTGAGCCACCATATCCGGATTTCTTTAACACGAAAATTCGCCAGGCCGCCGTTGGGCATCATGATGAACCGATGGTCGCTCAGAAAGCGCCGTCCCTATGGCAGCGTTTCAGTTGGATTATTGCCCCTGCGGCACTCGCAGGTATGGCAGTCTGCTTCTATGTGGGAACTCAAATTCACAGTGACACTCCATCAAGTGGCTCTACGGCACAAACGGGTGAGGTCTACATACCTCAGCGAGGTGTTACTGCGGAAATTTCTCAGGCCGGTGAGATCACCGTGATTTCACTAGAAGGCTTGGAGGATATTCCAGATACATTGGATATTGCTGCAGGAGAGACAAGCATTGGCATCTCTCCAAGATACCTGGCCAAGGTGGATAGAGACAACTTGTACTGATATGACTCACGCACACCTCAAGTCGTTTTCTCTCTTGATTTTCGCCCTCTGTGCCATGCTTGGCATGCCAGTGGCGGCTCAGGATGCGGGTAAAGATTCGGTCGGCAAGCTTAAGGTCAGCTTGTACTTTGCCACCAATGGAGATCCGGAGACAGCTGGTAAGAAAGCTAAGAAGGTTGATGAGGCGCTCGTTAAGCAGTTTTCTGGCGCAAAGGCACTGAAGTTCAAGCACTACAGGCTCCTGGGTGATGATACACAGCCGATTCTTCGGAGTTATGAAAACTGGATTGCCCCAATGAAGCCTTCCGAGGAAATCCTGCTTAGCTTTGAACCCAGGGGAAAAGTAGAATCAGATGGACTCTCTTTGGATTTGGAATTCTGGCAGAGCCGCAAAAAGATCATGAAGAGTGGTCCGCACTTGCAGGTAGGCAAGCCTTTATACATACTGGGGCCCAGTTGGAGAGGTGGGAAATTGCTGGTAGCAGTGGAACTCATCTCCGTGCAAAAACCATAGTCGTTCCATGCGTAGCTTCATCCTTATACTCAGCTTGGCCTTTACTCAGGCCCAAGCAGCTGTTTTCACCTTCAAGGAAACGACCAAAGCTGTAAAGCCAGAGCCTGATGCTAAGGTTATCGAGATCCTTTTTCCCTTCAAAAACACCAGTGATCAGGCTGTCGATATCGTGGCCTATGATGCACCCTGTAGCTGTATGAGCGCCAAGCTCAAAGGTGGTACCGCACTCAGCAACAACAAGGGGATCCGTTTCGAGCCAGGTGAGGAAGGTGTCGTTAAGGGGATTTTTGAACTGGGTAACTTCAAGGGAACCATCGATAAGAAAATTTTCTTGTGGACCTCCAATGATAGTAAGGAAAAGCCATCTATCGAACTCACGACCCGAGTGACTATTCCCGAGCTTATTTCTGCGACTCCCACTTCACTGATCTGGGATTTAAAAGGACAGGCTAATGCCAAGGAGATCTCAATCAAGGTAGTAGGTGAAAAACCTATAAAAGTGACTGACGCTAAGTGCTCCAATGGAAATCTGGAGTTTGAGGTGATTACGATCAAAGAGGGCTTTGAGTACACCCTGAAGGTGAAGCCTAAATCAACGGACAAAATTCTTTTTGCTTCGATCAAGCTTAGTACCGATAGCAAAATTGATCGTTTCAAGACCTTGCAGGCATTTGCAACCGTTAAGCCTAACAAGAACTAGTTTTCATGCTGCGTTTTCTTGTTCAGACAATAGCCATATTATTGTTAGGAGCACTCTCAGGGGTAGCCGTCTATATGATAGTCGGGCAACCAGATCGCTCTGTAAAATGTGTGCAGGCGGACTTGGGTGAGTGGGAGGTTTGCTGGGATACGGTGACTGCCGATTGGGGCGGGGATGTTCTGTGGGTCGACGCTAGGTCTCAGCGTGAGTATGACAAGAAGCACTTGGATGGGGCTTTGCTTGTCAGAGAAAAAGATGCAGAGAATGACTTGGCTCAAGATGAAGTCATGCAGGCAATTGGAATGTCCGGGGTAGAAGGTAAAAAGCTCGTGGTCTACTGCGGTACTGAGGCCTGCGGTGCCAGTAAGTCAGTGGCGGAAAAGATTCGCGCCACTGGATTCCATAGTGAGGTCTATACGCTCTTTGGAGGCTGGAAAGCCGTACCCAAAGAGCTGAAATAGATACTATTTGTCGACAATCTGATAGATCGATCCTTTGTCCGAGATAATGTAGAGCTCTCCCTGAGGGTCCTCAGCAAATGAACTGATCTGAGTGATTTTTTTACCGTCCACCTCGAAATCTTTTGTCCAAGACTTGAGGTTCTGGGCTTTTCCTTCCTTATACTCAAAGGTCCAGACATTACCAATCGTGTAGTCTGCAAAGAAGTAGAGGCCCTTGAGTTCAGAGATACTGCCGCGATAGACATACCCGCCGGTCACAGAGAGCCCTTCGTCTGGGCCTCCGCCGTGTACATATTCGTGCACGGGTTCGACGTTATTCTCAGGCTTATCGCCACCAACACCTTTCTTGGGTGTCTCGTGATAACCTTCACGTAAGCGCCAACCAAAGTTGGCTCCTTTGAGTTGATTTAAGCTAGTGACATTGATTTCTTCCCATTTGTTTTGGCCGACATCACCTATGAACATTAAGTCGCCGCTCCAGGAGCAGCGCCATGGGTTTCTCAGGCCGTAGGCAAAAATTTCAGGGGCGGCATCTTTTTGGTTTACGAAGGGGTTATCGCTTGGAACCTGATAGGCCTTATCTGTCGATACGTCGATACGGAGCATCTTGCCCAGCAGGTTGCTCAGATCCTGGGAGTTATTTTTAGGGTCATTTGCCGCACCACCGTCGCCAGTGCCGATGTACAGCATGCCGTCGGGACCGAAGTCTATCCAGCCTCCATTGTGGTTTCCGTAGGGCTGTTCGGCATGTACGAGTTTTTCCTCACTGGCGGGATCGACCTCCAGCTTGCCGTTGTCAGGGTAGCTAAATCGCGAAACCTGAGTGTGACCTTTGCTGTCTGTGTAGTAGAGGTAGAAGCGACGATCTTTACTGAAAGTTGGAGAGAATGCCATGCCTAGCAGTCCTTGCTCGTTGGATTTGGAGCGAACGCGGTCTTTGATGTCTAGCAGAGGCGTATCTAGCAGCTTACCAGATTTGCGGTCGAAGACTCGGATGTAACCCTCTTTTTCAAGAATATAGAGATAGTCAGAAGATCCACTAGGAGCGGTCATGTATGTGGGGC
Above is a genomic segment from Rubritalea squalenifaciens DSM 18772 containing:
- a CDS encoding ATP-dependent helicase — translated: MCGVFDPRMAREYQLKKTVTENASGIDYAAELNEQQYAAVSSRPGASLVIAGAGSGKTRTLTYRVAYLLDRGVDPRNILLLTFTNKASREMLERVRELISQDISDLWGGTFHSICNRILRRHADELGFTRSFSILDRDDQKALLNAVIADCKIDTQSRRFPKPDVLASIFSLMENTKESLEDILEVRYPYFEEWLDDIKRVQKGYVQKKLDVNSMDFDDLLVLTLKLLKKDEDLRELYQKKFKHVLVDEYQDTNIIQCELIDLLVAKNKSLMVVGDDAQSIYSWRGANMKNILRFQDRYPGAAVYKIETNYRSCPEILELSNAAIKANTEQIPKELRAHRVGGSMVPALIPLNDPRTQAEFVTQRILELRDEGVELEEMAILYRAHYQSMEIQMEMTTRDIPFHITSGLRFFEQAHIKDVSSFIRFAVNRQDEVSFKRMVSLLPGVGAKSADNLWKAWVAHPACRAESPPQSFSKIMMEFKVPKKSQAHWEQLCYTMDELVHSDGFAVPSEMIFSIQEGVYDDYMRGSFDNYENRKQDIEQLMTYARSYSDVLEFLAQLSLMSSVDSSPTGSKAEKDEEGVTLSSIHQAKGLEWKVVFVVWLADGMFPNGRILESEDLEMLEEERRLFYVAITRAKDELYLTYPMMNPKSYTGEILQNPSRFLDDFPSDLVEEWVVDSGW
- a CDS encoding RNA polymerase sigma factor, which produces MNFLRQISSNWLRGAIPDGHSQGDSAGGGASQLDDRILVSRAQSGDYSAFDELVTRHRGKVYAMIVNMVKNDADAWDLAQDSFIKAWNALPKFENRSRFSTWMFRISHNVVYDWMRKRKIQADGELDDQLLSRDQIDTNASTAPRAVARPDQALENQELQGEIEAALAQLSDEHREAILLREVQGMEYKEIADIQGCSLGTVMSRLFYARKKLQNLLER
- a CDS encoding rhodanese-like domain-containing protein: MLRFLVQTIAILLLGALSGVAVYMIVGQPDRSVKCVQADLGEWEVCWDTVTADWGGDVLWVDARSQREYDKKHLDGALLVREKDAENDLAQDEVMQAIGMSGVEGKKLVVYCGTEACGASKSVAEKIRATGFHSEVYTLFGGWKAVPKELK
- the recF gene encoding DNA replication/repair protein RecF (All proteins in this family for which functions are known are DNA-binding proteins that assist the filamentation of RecA onto DNA for the initiation of recombination or recombinational repair.); translation: MLTSLRLLNFRCFESLSLELPEEGALFVGHNAQGKTSILEAVCVLVRLHSPRAKSMRPLMKFDASEFGIAGEGWERDLQVRHSRAGSKMLIDGEELKTQGEYLENGGLVVWMGNEDVELVRGSGGGRRRYLDFICSQLDQGYRRALSRYRRALKARNLLLKEPRLREDSIQAYTEILIEHGEYITSARQHVLTLLAPHLANTQKSVSGREEILAFEYQPGSGGSMVRAFESTAESERRQRQTLAGPHRDDFKILLNGLPAGDYASEGQQRTIALAMKLAQGDVLRSVGGKMPVYLLDDIFGELDPQRRNALMRYLPKSAQKLITTTNLDWMDQDLAGWSRYLVDAGSAKLEDS
- a CDS encoding anti-sigma factor family protein, producing MNRPDDKTLERWMDGALEGEELRQVEAWAETHAGELEQLMSWSDTSKLIKQSMSADTEPPYPDFFNTKIRQAAVGHHDEPMVAQKAPSLWQRFSWIIAPAALAGMAVCFYVGTQIHSDTPSSGSTAQTGEVYIPQRGVTAEISQAGEITVISLEGLEDIPDTLDIAAGETSIGISPRYLAKVDRDNLY
- a CDS encoding DUF1573 domain-containing protein, with the translated sequence MRSFILILSLAFTQAQAAVFTFKETTKAVKPEPDAKVIEILFPFKNTSDQAVDIVAYDAPCSCMSAKLKGGTALSNNKGIRFEPGEEGVVKGIFELGNFKGTIDKKIFLWTSNDSKEKPSIELTTRVTIPELISATPTSLIWDLKGQANAKEISIKVVGEKPIKVTDAKCSNGNLEFEVITIKEGFEYTLKVKPKSTDKILFASIKLSTDSKIDRFKTLQAFATVKPNKN
- a CDS encoding PQQ-dependent sugar dehydrogenase, coding for MSPSIKHLIVASLVGGTPVFAAPSLDLFVDDLKRPTYMTAPSGSSDYLYILEKEGYIRVFDRKSGKLLDTPLLDIKDRVRSKSNEQGLLGMAFSPTFSKDRRFYLYYTDSKGHTQVSRFSYPDNGKLEVDPASEEKLVHAEQPYGNHNGGWIDFGPDGMLYIGTGDGGAANDPKNNSQDLSNLLGKMLRIDVSTDKAYQVPSDNPFVNQKDAAPEIFAYGLRNPWRCSWSGDLMFIGDVGQNKWEEINVTSLNQLKGANFGWRLREGYHETPKKGVGGDKPENNVEPVHEYVHGGGPDEGLSVTGGYVYRGSISELKGLYFFADYTIGNVWTFEYKEGKAQNLKSWTKDFEVDGKKITQISSFAEDPQGELYIISDKGSIYQIVDK
- the pyrF gene encoding orotidine-5'-phosphate decarboxylase; this encodes MRYGEKLSKRIKDTNSRLCVGLDPRPDLSGGMEKIPDLLKQVVDETWEYAAAFKPNMAYFEAMGLRGLEMLEEMLGNMPNEVPIILDAKRSDIGETQKYYAKSYFENWNVDAVTLNPFLGYDTMEPFLDWEGKAIYVLAVTSNPGSADFQRQMVGDRYVFELVQDICRRAHEEGRKTDVGMVVGLTNASDDVLSRIDDYPLLIPGLGAQGGDLENMAGKGRTAPDTINVSRGIMYKDMEKSFGQKAKFWAEQIAASYPA
- a CDS encoding KH domain-containing protein, with product MQQTTDQIRNFLQFIALQFIKYPDEAQLKVAEVSDNHIRFRLVLNQNDVAILIGRNGFTASAIRNILKAAAVRDGIQATLQIVSHEEERQRMAAIEAGEIIEELPTDEDIAEQDDENLEEA